A single Lolium perenne isolate Kyuss_39 chromosome 6, Kyuss_2.0, whole genome shotgun sequence DNA region contains:
- the LOC127307341 gene encoding uncharacterized protein, producing MLQFPAMMRQWPSPPLIPASTLLPVHVTTQEDELLLAMAESDLEDKLNAIRKTNSNLVIIGKPTNDIKEEYDAEVEEDDADNVDESDGDDFDQETG from the exons ATGCTGCAGTTCCCGGCGATGATGCGGCagtggccgtcgccgccgctgatCCCGGCGTCCACGCTCCTCCCCGTGCACGTCACCACCCAGGAGGACGAGCTCCTCCTCGCCATGGCCGAGTCCGATCTCGAGGACAAG CTGAACGCGATCCGCAAGACCAACAGCAACCTGGTGATCATAGGCAAGCCCACCAACGACATCAAGGAGGAGTACGAcgccgaggtggaggaggacgacgccGACAACGTCGATGAGTCCGACGGCGACGACTTCGACCAGGAAACCGGCTGA
- the LOC127307340 gene encoding inorganic phosphate transporter 2-1, chloroplastic: MSQSSPFFSIARAHAGAGGRAAAAALLLHRPAAQLPPSIHCPRRLPLVKVSSAKTVSSRLGLPRATLSSFANADDGSSAKPDSSDEQNGGSELSEMAKAFHISPRMAISISVVIAFAALTVPLAMRSLIFHGTTKMKVLAYLTLLSGFYMAWNIGANDVANAMGTSVGSGALTLRQAVLTAAVLEFSGAFLMGTHVTSTMQKGILVTSVFQGNDPLLFAGLLSSLAAAGTWLQVASSYGWPVSTTHCIVGAMVGFGLVYGGVNAVFWSSLARVSSSWVISPLMGAAVSFLVYKCIRRFVYSAPNPGQAAAASAPIAVFTGVTAISFAAFPLSKILHIAVLQALACGAIGAIFVSRAIKKQLGDLLSSEAEKIASADNTDVQQGGFDVAGPRGAQLQIVYGVFGYMQVLSACFMSFAHGGNDVSNAIGPLAAALSLLQGVASSAEIVIPTEVLAWGGFGIVAGLTMWGYRVIATIGKKITELTPTRGFAAEFAAASVVLFASKLGLPISATHTLVGAVMGVGFARGLNRVRSETVREIVVSWLITIPVGALLSVFYTLILTKILKYFM, encoded by the exons ATGTCTCAATCTTCTCCTTTCTTTTCCATTGCACGTGCACATGCTGGAGCAGGGGGGCGAGCTGCGGCTGCCGCTCTCCTGCTCCATCGCCCTGCCGCCCAGCTGCCACCTAGCATTCACTGTCCGAGGCGCCTCCCTCTGGTCAAAGTGTCATCTGCCAAGACAGTGAGCTCACGCCTGGGGCTTCCGCGCGCCACACTATCCTCATTTGCAAATGCTGACGATGGCTCCAGCGCAAAACCAGATTCCTCGGATGAGCAGAACGGGGGATCCGAGCTGTCAGAGATGGCAAAGGCATTCCATATTTCACCACGGATGGCGATTTCAATATCCGTGGTGATTGCATTTGCAGCTCTGACCGTGCCACTGGCGATGCGCTCGCTGATCTTTCATGGGACGACCAAAATGAAGGTGTTGGCATACCTGACCCTGTTGTCAGGATTCTACATGGCATGGAATATCGGAGCGAATGATGTGGCAAACGCCATGGGGACGTCAGTAGGATCTGGAGCTTTGACACTCCGACAGGCAGTGTTGACTGCAGCTGTGCTAGAGTTCTCTGGTGCGTTCCTTATGGGTACCCATGTCACCAGCACCATGCAGAAGGGCATCCTCGTCACGTCTGTCTTCCAAGGAAATGATCCTCTGCTCTTCGCTGGATTACTGTCCTCCCTTGCTGCTGCAGGTACATGGTTGCAG GTTGCTTCCTCTTACGGCTGGCCTGTGTCAACTACACATTGTATTGTTGGTGCCATGGTTGGTTTTGGACTGGTATATGGAGGGGTCAATGCAGTTTTCTGGAGTTCCTTGGCTAGAGTATCTTCATCCTGGGTTATTTCTCCACTGATGGGTGCTGCGGTCTCATTTCTTGTTTACAAGTGCATACGCAGG TTCGTATACAGCGCACCAAATCCAGGCCAGGCTGCAGCTGCTTCTGCTCCAATTGCAGTTTTTACTGGTGTCACTGCAATCTCGTTTGCCGCTTTCCCTCTCAGCAAGATACTTCACATTGCAGTGCTGCAAGCATTAGCTTGTGGGGCAATAGGAGCCATCTTTGTTAGCAGGGCAATAAAAAAACAGCTTGGTGACCTGCTTTCTTCAGAAGCAGAAAAGATCGCATCTGCTGACAATACAGATGTTCAGCAAGGTGGATTTGACGTTGCTGGTCCTAGAGGAGCTCAATTGCAGATTGTCTATGGCGTATTTGGCTACATGCAGGTCCTGTCAGCATGCTTCATGTCATTCGCTCATGGAGGCAATGATGTCTCCAATGCCATAGGGCCTCTGGCAGCAGCTTTGTCCCTTCTTCAGGGCGTAGCAAGCAGCGCTGAGATAGTCATACCGACCGAAGTCCTTGCTTGGGGTGGTTTTGGAATTGTCGCAGGGCTTACAATGTGGGGTTATAGAGTGATAGCAACAATTGGCAAGAAAATCACTGAATTAACACCCACAAGGGGGTTTGCAGCAGAGTTTGCGGCGGCTTCTGTGGTCTTGTTTGCATCTAAGCTTGGGTTGCCAATATCTGCTACACATACACTTGTTGGTGCAGTGATGGGTGTGGGATTTGCAAGAGGGCTCAACAGAGTCAGATCAGAGACAGTGCGGGAAATTGTGGTCTCATGGTTGATCACAATTCCAGTTGGTGCTTTGCTATCAGTCTTCTATACATTGATCTTGACCAAGATTCTGAAATACTTTATGTGA
- the LOC139831992 gene encoding uncharacterized protein: protein MQSSFCILLSAFNCYCFSAAMNTQRLELIRKRREEDDEEFMFLLLPILHYHKRSRRGKVERTQRHSSVLYGMQRVQGILDGHVKNCRVAYRMEPHIFRSLASYLRREKLLKDKRIKVEEKLAIFLYMLSHNASFEDLQLEFQNSNRTFHKCIREFFNIIPVLSRRFLKPPIIDHPHPRIANDDRFFPYFENCIGAIDGTHVPISISPHLAAPFRNRKGTLSHNVMIVSDFDLNVTYISCGWEGSATDARVLRSAKATGFTVPPGKFYLVDGGYANTEKFLAPYRGVRYHLKEWGHGHRRPQNYQELFNHRHALMQNSVERNIGILKKRFPILHVATFHKLNNQVKILAATAIFHNIIRSQHGDEEWLDHEDEDLIPVANHVDLPNGDDNHQGHNLAGNNSRDQIAMQMWNDFQHD from the exons ATGCAATCTAGCTTTTGTATCTTATTGTCTGCCTTTAATTGCTATTGTTTTAGTGCTGCAATGAATACACAAAGGCTAGAGCTTATTAGGAAGAGGAGAgaggaagacgatgaggagttcATGTTCTTACTTTTACCAATATTGCACTATCACAAAAGGAGTAGAAGAGGGAAAGTAGAGAGAACGCAGCGGCATAGCTCCGTCTTGTATGGCATGCAACGTGTTCAAGGAATCCTTGACGGACATGTTAAGAATTGCCGGGTAGCCTATAGGATGGAGCCACACATTTTCAGATCCTTAGCATCCTATCTTAGAAGAGAAAAATTATTGAAGGACAAAAGGATTAAGGTTGAAGAAAAACTGGCTATTTTCCTCTACATGTTGTCACACAATGCGTCTTTCGAAGACCTACAATTGGAGTTCCAAAACAGCAACCGTACCTTCCACAAGTGCATAAGAGAGTTCTTCAACATCATCCCTGTCCTAAGTAGGCGATTTCTGAAGCCTCCCATTATTGACCATCCTCATCCAAGAATAGCTAATGATGACCGTTTCTTCCCCTACTTCGAG AATTGCATAGGGGCAATTGATGGAACACACGTGCCTATTTCCATATCACCGCACCTTGCTGCACCATTCAGAAATAGAAAGGGAACCCTCAGCCACAATGTAATGATAGTTAGTGACTTCGACCTTAATGTCACATACATCTCTTGTGGTTGGGAGGGTTCGGCCACAGATGCTCGAGTCCTTCGCTCTGCAAAGGCCACTGGTTTTACAGTACCTCCTGGGAAGTTTTACCTAGTTGATGGAGGATACGCAAACACGGAAAAATTCCTCGCCCCATACCGTGGCGTGCGGTATCACTTGAAGGAATGGGGCCATGGACACCGTCGCCCACAAAACTACCAAGAGTTATTTAATCACCGTCACGCTCTGATGCAAAACAGTGTGGAAAGGAACATAGGAATACTAAAGAAGAGGTTTCCTATCCTACATGTTGCCACGTTTCACAAACTGAACAATCAAGTGAAGATCCTTGCGGCTACTGCAATCTTCCACAACATAATCAGAAGTCAACATGGTGACGAAGAGTGGCTtgaccatgaagatgaagaccttaTTCCTGTTGCTAACCATGTTGATTTGCCCAATGGAGATGATAACCACCAAGGACACAACCTTGCAGGCAATAACTCGAGAGATCAAATAGCAATGCAGATGTGGAATGATTTCCAACATGATTAG